A section of the Paralichthys olivaceus isolate ysfri-2021 chromosome 14, ASM2471397v2, whole genome shotgun sequence genome encodes:
- the ndnfl gene encoding protein NDNF, with protein sequence MALMPVSWCLSAALALLCGSSWPQVHAALAPENEVPLRPTTWLPEGKLTSITLPKGRTRRLYFTLKKKALGMAVTVSPCDSPVEWSLAARTLKDKPLKSLQWSSKKSTPEVWWRGPGTEEKLHSFTGSAVDTYRGTSYPQASIYILRLRSKLHNTRATVSLHEGLGPSGTFPLLPADPRVHTLGVGMTSVTLSWAPSASITSLPQTQKSYDYCVLVNSEQNYPSLCAARESTRQEKDQKQDKKEKRRRMTAWPILKEWWWQQWDTYPEPQSPTSSLADGFTDLQCVCQGTESVCTVSELLPETQYYFDVFVMDRLNGTSMAYKGTFARTHEEARPTITALREGELRWVTFPNRGSNSEQFFSFRPRGWQQSGLLTLQSCSGGEKIKVTVSSKGQVLTSQGVGGELVHIWLQGSPSYLIHLEREGTTSSPATTDLALPGGLTASVKMQTSSGYHRRGVPSLPSTLQIKSFNRLRGCSSVTLAWMGTEERSLYCVYRRKLGSSDAEAWGASALTAPCLGPESRSDTERVLCKYFQELNPRRAVTTAVIGGLEPGMAYVFDVYLMRRWGIPIKYASKMVKTRKDC encoded by the exons ATGGCACTAATGCCCGTGTCCTGGTGTCTCAGTGCAGCTTTGGCACTGCTCTGTGGCTCATCGTGGCCCCAGGTGCACGCAGCTCTGGCCCCTGAGAACGAGGTACCACTTCGCCCCACGACATGGTTACCAGAGGGAAAGCTCACCTCCATAACTCTCCCTAAAGGACGAACTCGCAG GCTGTACTTCACGCTGAAGAAGAAGGCTCTAGGGATGGCGGTGACCGTCAGCCCCTGCGACAGCCCCGTCGAGTGGAGCCTGGCTGCCCGCACCCTGAAGGACAAGCCGCTCAAGAGCCTGCAGT ggAGCAGCAAAAAGAGCACGCCCGAGGTGTGGTGGCGAGGTCCTGGCACTGAGGAGAAGCTCCACAGCTTCACTGGCAGTGCAGTGGATACCTACAGAGGAACTTCCTATCCCCAAGCCTCCATCTACATCCTGAGGCTGCGCTCCAAACTGCACAACACCAGAGCCACAGTTTCCCTCCACGAAGGCCTGGGGCCCTCAGGCACCTTCCCTCTGCTCCCGGCCGACCCTCGAGTCCACACGCTGGGTGTAGGCATGACCAGCGTCACCCTCAGCTGGGCGCCCAGTGCCTCCATAACCAGCCTCCCCCAAACACAGAAAAGTTATGATTACTGTGTCCTCGTCAACTCTGAGCAGAACTACCCCAGCCTGTGTGCAGCCCGGGAGAGCACGAGGCAGGAGAAAGACCAGAAACAAgacaagaaggagaagaggaggagaatgacAGCGTGGCCAATTCTGAAAGAGTGGTGGTGGCAGCAGTGGGACACGTATCCCGAACCCCAGAGTCCAACTTCTTCCCTCGCTGACGGGTTCACTgatctccagtgtgtgtgtcagggcaCAGAGAGCGTGTGCACCGTCTCCGAGCTCCTGCCTGAAACCCAGTACTACTTTGATGTCTTTGTGATGGACAGGCTGAACGGCACCAGCATGGCGTACAAGGGGACGTTCGCTCGGACACACGAGGAGGCTCGGCCAACGATCACCGCGCTGAGAGAGGGGGAGCTGAGGTGGGTTACCTTCCCCAACCGAGGCTCTAACTCAGAGCAGTTCTTCAGCTTCCGTCCTCGGGGTTGGCAGCAGAGTGGTCTCCTGACgttgcagagctgcagtggGGGTGAGAAGATCAAGGTCACCGTGTCCAGTAAAGGTCAGGTTTTGACCTCCCAGGGTGTGGGGGGAGAGTTAGTGCACATTTGGCTGCAGGGAAGTCCCTCATATCTCATTCacttagagagagaaggaaccACGAGCAGTCCTGCTACTACTGATCTAGCTCTACCAGGAGGTCTGACGGCTTCAGTGAAAATGCAAACCTCCTCGGGGTACCACCGCAGAGGGGTCCCGTCCCTCCCCTCCACCCTGCAGATCAAATCCTTCAACCGGTTGCGTGGTTGCAGCAGTGTCACACTGGCCTGGATGGGCACTGAGGAAAGAAGCCTGTACTGTGTGTACCGTCGAAAGCTGGGAAGCAGTGACGCTGAAGCCTGGGGAGCATCAGCTTTAACTGCACCCTGTCTGGGGCCAGAGTCCCGCTCTGACACCGAGAGGGTTCTCTGTAAGTATTTCCAGGAGCTGAATCCTCGGCGGGCCGTAACTACAGCTGTGATCGGGGGCCTGGAGCCAGGGATGGCCTATGTGTTTGATGTCTATCTAATGAGACGCTGGGGGATCCCTATCAAGTACGCCAGCAAGATGGTGAAGACTAGGAAGGATTGCTGA